A segment of the Elaeis guineensis isolate ETL-2024a chromosome 6, EG11, whole genome shotgun sequence genome:
TGTGATATTTATCTGTAGAAACTATTGTTGCTTGATTTATTGGTTTACATTCTAGGTTTTCTCCTGGGAGCCTATAAGATGTCATGATGTTGTTGATATGGGGTGGTCTACTTTGGGTGATCTCAGTATTTATGAAGGAAAACTTTTGGGATGCTCCTATCATGAAAGTCGTGTTGGAGTTTGGGTTGCTGATATATCAGTAAATACTTAGctttattttgaaatattttgaattaTTCCTTTTCTTGTCTCTCTGTATTGAAGCAAATGGCTTTTCTATTTCAGCTAATTGGACCATATGCTGTTGGTGTGGTGTCAAAAACATATGATCTTATGGAGCCTGTATATAGTAATGGGGAAGATCATTCTACCAAGCTGATGGAAAGCAACATAAAatctagtactgcactgattacAGGACATCATGACTTTGGAGGTAAACCAAAAGAAAGTGTCCTACAAGGGATCAATTCTACTTATGCTTCAAGCATGGCTTCAATGAATTCAACTGATGTCAAAAGGAATAAAAGCGCCATAAGCCATAGTACTCCACAAGGATTTGATCGGAAGTCTACTTCCAAAGCATCCGCTGTGAATTCTACTACATTCAGGGTTGTTAAAGCTACAGAGAGCCCTTCTAATACTCTGAACAGAATGGAATCAGGTTTTGCAACAAGGCCGATCTCATCATGTTCAACTGTAATGAGTATGCATAATTCATTAACCTTGAGGAAAGGCTCAATGATGGAGGCAAATGCAGTGATGGATGTCCAGGCAATTGCTAATCCTGTATCCATGCCTGTTGTTGTACCAAGAGACAGTTTAAACCAGGACACTCCTGGTAGTTCTAGAAAAGTAATTGCAGACACTGAAGCAACAACTCAGGGTTCGATGCTCTGCAAACCAACTCAAATGCGGAAGCCATCTTTTCTTGGTGGTTGTAGTGAGGGCGAATTGATTGCAACTGTATCCGGGCCTTTGAGTGGCATGAGTAATAATTTAGGTGTTTTGGACCCAAAGTTACTCTCCAAGACAGCTGTGAGCCAAGAAGCTGCAGAAGCTGATGAAGGAAACCATAGAAGGACCAAAAGCATtgcagaaaaatttgaaaaaataatgttATTGGAGGAGCCGTTACAAGTATATACTGACAAAAGTAAACACTTGTCCTCTACTTTTGTGGAAGTTGAAGCTTCATTTGAAAATTTCTGATCTTTGATTGTGTCTGCTGACAGGCTGACTTATATATGTTCTTATTGTTTTTGCACTAATGGCGAAATTATGAGGAAGCAATATTTTTGCTATATTAGGACATGATTATCTGAAACACAATTTATTTTCCCCTGCAGATGCTGAAGCACCATGCTCTAACAGTGAAACAAATTCAGTCAAATATGTCAGAGGAGGTGTGGAAGAGAGATTTCTGGAGATATCTTCTTTAGTTTTTTAGATTGTTATACATATTTGATAATGTTTGTGTTTATATTGGTAGTGGCCGTTCAACTTGGAAGGACACGATCTCTAGTTGAAAGCtgggaaaaaagagaaagatttaATAGTGGTTACTCAGCAACAATTAGTTCTTCCTCTGACCCAGCCCACAGCAATGACACTTCAGCATCTTTGCTTGTATGTTTTTTTAAAtctgaacttcttttatttaatttgtatatttttctcaatctacATCTTGGATGGTTTTGACACTTGAGCTATCTGTAAATGATATTTCCTGTTTCCATGTCCGAGTGACAACTGACACGGTTAATCTATATATTTTGTTAATAACTTTCGGATTCTCGTAAGCTGATCATAAATAGATGACAAGCTTCACTGATTATTGCGGAGTCGGTATGATCATGCAAATATCTGTACTCAATTATGACTTGTTACTCATGAAGCCACTCTTCAAGAAGCATTTGTGGACACTGATTATACACATTCAAGTACACTTTTGGCACCCATACATGTATGAGAAAAGTCCATTTTGGCACGTTGATGCAATTTCCAATCTTCCAACAGCCCATTGACACTTATAAGATATACATGAACTGTCTGTTAAATATGATTTTATGGGCAATTGAAAATTATCAAGAAATAGTCAGGTACCATTACGGAAGCTAGTGTGCACATATTGCTAAACGTTTTGAATGTTCCTTGAAATGAAGGGTCCATTGGTATTCCTTGTTCTCAACTTAATCAATGGTTGCTAGTTCCAACAGGCCTTTTAGGTCTTGTTCTGTGTCAAAAATGAGATGTGAATTTTAGCAGAGACAGGATAAGTTGTACCAAGATTTTTATGAATGCTGGCCA
Coding sequences within it:
- the LOC105032755 gene encoding katanin p80 WD40 repeat-containing subunit B1 homolog KTN80.3 isoform X3, which encodes MGNWQTNSIAGSSNGSIKLWDLEEAKIVRTLSGHRFNCTSVEFHPFGEFFASGSSDTDLKIWDIRKKGCIHTYKGHTRGIRTIKFTPDGRWVVTGGEDNVVKVWDLTAGKLLHDFKFHKGQIRCIDFHPHEFLLATGSADRTVKFWDLETFELIGSAGPEVTGVRSMIFHPDGRTLFCGLDVTLKVFSWEPIRCHDVVDMGWSTLGDLSIYEGKLLGCSYHESRVGVWVADISLIGPYAVGVVSKTYDLMEPVYSNGEDHSTKLMESNIKSSTALITGHHDFGGKPKESVLQGINSTYASSMASMNSTDVKRNKSAISHSTPQGFDRKSTSKASAVNSTTFRVVKATESPSNTLNRMESGFATRPISSCSTVMSMHNSLTLRKGSMMEANAVMDVQAIANPVSMPVVVPRDSLNQDTPGSSRKVIADTEATTQGSMLCKPTQMRKPSFLGGCSEGELIATVSGPLSGMSNNLGVLDPKLLSKTAVSQEAAEADEGNHRRTKSIAEKFEKIMLLEEPLQVYTDKNAEAPCSNSETNSVKYVRGVAVQLGRTRSLVESWEKRERFNSGYSATISSSSDPAHSNDTSASLLKAPEKTSERDVMSADDDFVPDILLQNHNVFINAVKSRLTKLQAVRHFWEQNGIKGAINAVVKLPDHSVQVDLISILKEKIDLFTLELFSCLLPLLVGLLNSRTERHLIVALEMLLELVKIFGPVIHSTMSASSLVGVDLQAEQRLERCSNCFNHLEKIKQMLPSLIRREGLLGRHAQELNLFLLDL
- the LOC105032755 gene encoding katanin p80 WD40 repeat-containing subunit B1 homolog KTN80.4 isoform X2, giving the protein MAKRGYKLQEFVAHTSDVNCLNIGKKSSRVFVTGGDDRKVNLWAIGKPTPLLSLCGHTSAVESVAFDSAEVLVLAGSSNGSIKLWDLEEAKIVRTLSGHRFNCTSVEFHPFGEFFASGSSDTDLKIWDIRKKGCIHTYKGHTRGIRTIKFTPDGRWVVTGGEDNVVKVWDLTAGKLLHDFKFHKGQIRCIDFHPHEFLLATGSADRTVKFWDLETFELIGSAGPEVTGVRSMIFHPDGRTLFCGLDVTLKVFSWEPIRCHDVVDMGWSTLGDLSIYEGKLLGCSYHESRVGVWVADISLIGPYAVGVVSKTYDLMEPVYSNGEDHSTKLMESNIKSSTALITGHHDFGGKPKESVLQGINSTYASSMASMNSTDVKRNKSAISHSTPQGFDRKSTSKASAVNSTTFRVVKATESPSNTLNRMESGFATRPISSCSTVMSMHNSLTLRKGSMMEANAVMDVQAIANPVSMPVVVPRDSLNQDTPGSSRKVIADTEATTQGSMLCKPTQMRKPSFLGGCSEGELIATVSGPLSGMSNNLGVLDPKLLSKTAVSQEAAEADEGNHRRTKSIAEKFEKIMLLEEPLQVYTDKNAEAPCSNSETNSVKYVRGVAVQLGRTRSLVESWEKRERFNSGYSATISSSSDPAHSNDTSASLLAVRHFWEQNGIKGAINAVVKLPDHSVQVDLISILKEKIDLFTLELFSCLLPLLVGLLNSRTERHLIVALEMLLELVKIFGPVIHSTMSASSLVGVDLQAEQRLERCSNCFNHLEKIKQMLPSLIRREGLLGRHAQELNLFLLDL